The following are encoded in a window of Prochlorococcus marinus CUG1417 genomic DNA:
- a CDS encoding chlorophyll a/b-binding protein has protein sequence MNSKEEQTNSEVTNLENKSLIEQQKDPNYINEQIGDNKLDEKSIEIKDEYKFGWSSYSEITNGRFAMIGFLAILLIELFSKQSFLKWAGIL, from the coding sequence ATGAATTCTAAAGAAGAACAAACCAACTCAGAAGTCACTAATTTAGAGAATAAGAGTTTAATAGAACAGCAAAAAGATCCAAATTACATCAATGAACAAATTGGAGACAATAAACTAGATGAAAAATCTATAGAAATTAAAGATGAATATAAATTTGGATGGAGTAGTTATTCTGAAATAACTAATGGAAGATTTGCAATGATTGGCTTCCTTGCAATATTATTGATTGAATTATTTAGTAAACAATCGTTTTTAAAATGGGCAGGAATCTTATAA
- a CDS encoding ABC transporter ATP-binding protein/permease gives MNKAVNNRSKILYQLQKLRKLSQPFFLPIDQCNGFQFIWLLISLLFCVGGVVLVGLTGIISFFESFQPIFLEKYFGGVVSTVNSIWAGSWGLLFSALFLIGSGSFFSLRRQLKNRRWLHWLFLAIIVLMLLAVNGINAGIGFIARDLTNALVEKQEDGFYRILGIYACCFAVALPIRVSQIFFTYKLGIIWREWLSKSLVKDYMTNKAYYQLNPNDEEQTDVDNPDQRITDDTRAFTGQSLSFTLGIFDALLTFSLNILILWSISTTLTFSLFGYAAFATSILLIAGKNLVKIDFDQLRYEADFRYGLVHIRDNAESIAFYSGENPERSETERRLGEVVRNFNLLIIWRVIIDVMRRSINYAGNFFPYLIMAIPYFKGDIDYGRFIQASFAFGMVEGSLFFIVNQIEELAKFTAGIGRLEGFQSKVESISQTNPTSNQNVISNYPSILINNADLCPPGSNKTIIKNLNLSIDNKQSLLVVGPSGCGKTSLLRMISGLWEPDQGVIKKPKIGELLFIPQKPYMLLGSLREQLCYPTEVKKFSDEHLTSVLHEVNLKTLVDRYPNLDIKQDWPRILSLGEQQRLAFARLLLNSPRFAVLDEATSALDINTEKKLYSLLKERELSLISVGHRPSLKDFHENILELNGQGDWKLLTSDKYNFKD, from the coding sequence ATGAATAAAGCAGTTAATAATAGATCCAAAATACTTTACCAATTACAAAAATTAAGGAAGTTATCTCAGCCTTTTTTTCTTCCCATAGACCAATGTAATGGATTTCAATTCATATGGCTTTTGATTTCTCTTTTATTTTGCGTTGGTGGAGTAGTACTTGTTGGTCTTACAGGAATTATCAGTTTTTTTGAAAGCTTTCAACCAATTTTTCTTGAAAAGTATTTTGGAGGTGTAGTAAGTACTGTCAATTCAATATGGGCTGGAAGCTGGGGATTACTTTTCTCTGCCTTATTTCTAATTGGATCAGGGAGCTTTTTTAGCTTAAGACGTCAATTAAAAAACCGTAGATGGTTGCATTGGTTATTCCTTGCGATAATTGTATTAATGCTTTTAGCTGTAAACGGAATAAACGCTGGTATTGGTTTCATTGCGAGAGATTTAACAAATGCTTTAGTAGAAAAACAAGAAGATGGGTTTTATCGGATATTGGGAATTTACGCTTGTTGTTTTGCTGTGGCTCTACCAATACGTGTTTCCCAAATATTTTTTACATATAAATTAGGAATAATTTGGAGAGAATGGCTTTCAAAAAGTTTAGTCAAAGATTATATGACTAATAAAGCTTATTACCAATTAAATCCCAATGATGAAGAACAAACCGATGTAGATAATCCTGATCAAAGAATCACAGATGATACTCGAGCTTTTACCGGGCAAAGTCTTTCTTTCACATTAGGCATTTTTGATGCCCTACTAACATTTTCACTTAATATTCTTATTTTATGGAGTATTAGTACAACGCTTACTTTTTCTTTATTTGGTTACGCTGCATTTGCAACTTCTATACTTTTAATTGCTGGAAAAAATCTTGTAAAGATTGACTTTGATCAACTCAGATATGAAGCAGATTTTCGATATGGATTAGTACATATTAGAGATAATGCTGAATCAATAGCCTTTTACTCTGGGGAGAATCCTGAGCGAAGTGAAACTGAAAGACGCTTAGGAGAAGTAGTGAGAAACTTTAATTTACTGATTATATGGAGAGTAATAATAGACGTAATGAGAAGATCCATTAATTATGCTGGAAATTTCTTTCCATATTTAATAATGGCAATCCCTTACTTTAAAGGTGATATTGATTATGGACGCTTTATTCAGGCAAGCTTTGCATTTGGAATGGTTGAAGGTTCGTTATTTTTTATTGTTAATCAAATCGAAGAACTTGCAAAATTTACTGCCGGTATTGGCAGATTAGAAGGATTCCAATCAAAAGTTGAATCCATTAGTCAAACCAACCCAACAAGCAATCAAAATGTTATTTCAAATTACCCCTCAATTCTTATCAATAATGCTGACCTTTGCCCACCTGGATCAAATAAAACAATAATTAAAAATTTAAATTTGAGCATCGACAATAAGCAATCACTCTTGGTTGTTGGACCATCTGGATGCGGAAAAACATCTTTACTAAGAATGATTAGTGGTTTATGGGAACCCGATCAGGGAGTAATTAAAAAACCAAAAATTGGGGAATTATTATTCATACCTCAAAAACCATATATGTTACTTGGTTCTTTAAGAGAACAATTATGTTATCCCACAGAAGTTAAGAAGTTTAGCGACGAACACCTTACTTCTGTACTTCATGAAGTAAATTTAAAAACCTTAGTGGATCGTTATCCTAATCTTGATATCAAACAAGATTGGCCACGAATTCTTTCCCTAGGCGAGCAACAAAGATTAGCTTTTGCAAGACTCTTACTAAATTCTCCAAGATTTGCAGTACTTGATGAAGCAACAAGTGCTTTAGATATTAATACTGAAAAAAAACTATATAGTTTACTAAAGGAACGAGAACTTTCTCTTATCAGTGTTGGCCATAGACCTAGTTTAAAAGATTTTCACGAGAATATTTTAGAATTAAATGGACAAGGAGACTGGAAATTATTGACTTCTGATAAGTATAATTTTAAGGATTAA
- a CDS encoding histidine triad nucleotide-binding protein — translation MTETTIFQKIINKEIPCDKLYEDELCIAFNDIQAQAPVHFLVIPKKPIVSLLDCIEEDANLLGHLLFVGSKIAKSKNLTNWRTVINTGSESGQTVFHLHIHFLSGRKMNWPPG, via the coding sequence ATGACAGAAACTACAATATTTCAAAAAATAATTAATAAAGAAATACCCTGCGATAAGCTTTATGAAGATGAGTTATGTATTGCGTTTAATGATATACAAGCGCAAGCACCAGTACATTTTTTAGTGATTCCCAAAAAGCCAATTGTTAGTTTATTAGATTGTATTGAAGAAGATGCAAATTTATTAGGGCATTTACTTTTTGTTGGTAGCAAAATAGCTAAATCAAAAAATTTAACTAATTGGAGAACAGTTATTAATACTGGATCAGAATCGGGGCAAACAGTTTTTCATTTACATATTCATTTTTTATCTGGAAGAAAAATGAATTGGCCCCCAGGTTAA
- the def gene encoding peptide deformylase — MANHFSQLAKKSRTNGSSEKISKEQTGKPSLDIYKLGDDVLRQNSKRITKVDESIRKLAREMLQSMYAAKGIGLAAPQIGINKELLVIDVNFEDSAAEPLILINPEITDFGTTLNSYEEGCLSIPGVYLNVVRPSTIKLKFRDEMGRPRKMKADGLLARCIQHELDHLNGILFVDRVTSKDDLNKELIKEGFNEKDVISIN, encoded by the coding sequence GTGGCAAACCATTTTTCACAACTTGCAAAAAAGTCAAGAACAAATGGAAGCTCAGAAAAAATTTCAAAAGAACAAACAGGTAAGCCATCTCTAGACATTTATAAACTTGGTGATGATGTATTAAGACAAAATTCTAAAAGAATAACTAAGGTTGACGAATCAATCAGAAAACTTGCTAGAGAAATGCTTCAAAGCATGTATGCAGCTAAAGGAATTGGACTTGCCGCACCTCAAATTGGTATCAACAAAGAGCTTCTTGTTATAGATGTAAATTTTGAAGATTCAGCAGCAGAACCTCTAATATTAATTAATCCAGAAATTACAGACTTTGGAACAACTCTTAATTCATACGAAGAAGGCTGCTTGAGTATACCTGGCGTCTATTTGAATGTAGTAAGACCTTCAACTATAAAATTAAAATTTAGAGATGAAATGGGGAGACCACGTAAAATGAAAGCAGATGGACTTCTAGCGAGGTGTATTCAACACGAATTGGATCATTTAAACGGAATATTATTTGTTGATAGAGTTACATCAAAAGATGATTTGAACAAAGAACTTATAAAGGAAGGGTTTAACGAAAAAGACGTAATTTCTATTAATTAA
- a CDS encoding SufD family Fe-S cluster assembly protein: MEIIEKIKTNKSDENLTEIQKICLHKLQSSPLPNPKSELWRLSNKSKFSNFLDYSVNEKDSKFDTPYPKDSQSTIRLIIGENCQIKLIEKNYSIQQLSEDELQKYIKEQISFFKQNENWSDLLNLSLSCKNNILGLKINGSKIPPIEIFSHSSSNSLNAKTLVIFLEKNCDIELLQVNLGKENSSLSQSTFFCLNENSSVNHGVVSYGENRSNLLNSLNVIQQKNSAYNLGSLHFKFNYARFEISIKQSAGNAKTNIKGMQITKKDEQISTYTKIDFNGPNGFLDQINKSLADDKSHAIFEGSIIVPKIAQRTNASQLSRNLLLSNLAQIDTKPQLEIIADDVKCKHGATISQLNEEELFYMRTRGITLTEASKLQLSSYFQEIISFIPISKDRWDLLDKLLNEN, translated from the coding sequence ATGGAAATTATTGAAAAAATAAAAACTAATAAATCGGATGAAAACCTAACAGAAATACAAAAAATCTGTCTTCACAAATTACAATCAAGTCCTCTCCCTAATCCTAAAAGTGAACTATGGAGACTTTCAAATAAATCAAAATTTTCAAACTTTTTAGATTACTCAGTTAATGAAAAAGATTCAAAATTTGATACTCCATATCCGAAAGATTCTCAAAGTACTATTAGATTAATAATTGGTGAAAATTGCCAAATTAAATTAATAGAAAAAAATTATTCAATACAGCAATTAAGTGAGGATGAATTACAAAAATATATCAAGGAACAGATATCTTTTTTTAAGCAAAACGAAAATTGGAGTGACCTACTAAATCTTTCTTTGAGTTGTAAAAATAATATTTTGGGATTAAAAATAAATGGATCAAAAATTCCTCCTATTGAAATTTTTAGTCATTCATCAAGTAATTCTTTAAACGCAAAAACTCTCGTTATATTTTTAGAAAAAAATTGTGATATTGAATTATTACAAGTAAATCTTGGTAAAGAAAACTCTTCATTATCGCAATCAACTTTCTTTTGCTTAAATGAAAATAGTTCCGTAAATCATGGTGTTGTTTCTTACGGTGAAAACAGATCAAATTTATTAAATTCTCTCAATGTAATTCAACAAAAAAATAGTGCATACAACTTAGGATCTTTACATTTCAAATTCAATTACGCGAGATTTGAAATTAGTATTAAACAATCTGCGGGAAACGCTAAGACAAATATCAAAGGTATGCAAATAACAAAAAAAGATGAGCAAATTTCAACCTATACAAAAATAGACTTTAATGGCCCAAATGGATTTCTAGATCAAATTAATAAATCACTTGCTGATGATAAATCACATGCAATATTTGAAGGTTCAATAATAGTTCCGAAAATTGCCCAGAGAACTAATGCTTCCCAATTAAGCAGAAATTTACTTTTATCAAATCTCGCGCAAATAGATACCAAACCTCAATTAGAAATAATTGCTGATGATGTCAAATGCAAACATGGAGCTACTATTTCGCAACTAAATGAAGAAGAACTTTTTTATATGCGAACAAGAGGGATCACATTAACAGAAGCAAGTAAACTACAATTAAGTTCTTACTTTCAAGAAATAATTTCATTTATTCCCATTTCAAAAGATAGATGGGATTTGCTTGATAAACTTTTAAATGAGAATTAA
- a CDS encoding Ycf66 family protein, whose protein sequence is MVNASLNWASIVGIVLAVCGGGLYFLRSFKPALARDYDVFFAAIGLLCGGILFFQGWRLDPILQFGQFLLAGTTVFFAYESVRLRGVATDQARRSSYFDDDPIADVPRNSRSRFNQDYDRFEEAERPSRRFKPQEDEFEEDYMEGRSRRRNVSRAIPSAAASRSRPSIREEGQFENEEPIRRRRRQTSEEKISNQSERNNFGERRNSSRNAVKTGSRPRTNRSVLKQDNISSPDDSSPLRKKPTRSSIRQQTSTAQVEDASFKDINQVKKTNDTRRVSSSARSSSKNQNSRYNVGTNKKKPRDNSSRFDD, encoded by the coding sequence GTGGTCAATGCTAGTCTCAACTGGGCCAGTATTGTTGGTATTGTCCTCGCTGTATGTGGTGGAGGCCTTTATTTTTTAAGGTCTTTTAAACCTGCATTAGCAAGAGATTATGATGTTTTCTTTGCAGCAATAGGACTTTTGTGCGGGGGAATATTATTTTTTCAAGGCTGGAGGTTAGATCCCATACTTCAGTTTGGTCAGTTTTTGTTGGCAGGAACCACAGTTTTTTTTGCATATGAAAGTGTGCGATTGAGGGGAGTCGCTACTGATCAAGCTAGAAGGTCATCTTATTTTGATGATGATCCTATTGCTGATGTGCCTAGAAATTCTAGAAGTCGATTTAATCAAGATTACGATAGGTTTGAAGAGGCTGAAAGGCCATCAAGAAGATTTAAACCTCAAGAAGACGAATTTGAAGAGGACTATATGGAGGGAAGATCGCGTAGAAGGAATGTTTCAAGAGCTATACCTTCTGCAGCTGCAAGTAGAAGCAGGCCATCGATAAGAGAAGAAGGTCAGTTTGAAAATGAGGAACCTATAAGAAGAAGAAGAAGACAGACTTCTGAAGAAAAAATTAGTAATCAATCAGAAAGAAATAACTTTGGTGAGAGACGCAACTCATCTCGCAATGCAGTTAAAACAGGATCAAGACCTAGAACAAATCGTTCAGTTTTGAAACAAGATAATATTTCTTCGCCTGATGATTCTTCTCCATTGAGAAAGAAACCCACAAGATCTTCTATTAGGCAGCAAACTTCAACAGCTCAAGTAGAAGATGCTTCATTTAAAGATATTAATCAAGTAAAAAAAACTAATGATACGCGTAGAGTAAGTTCATCAGCTAGATCAAGTTCAAAAAATCAAAATAGTAGATATAACGTTGGAACAAATAAGAAGAAACCAAGAGATAATAGTTCTAGATTTGATGATTAA
- a CDS encoding alpha/beta hydrolase family protein, translated as MSNDDKLKVRQTESKKKAFKELTIIRDIIFWIDVVGEGQNENAIFARPFNDKGAFPQKLTSKKYNIKNNFHGYGGKSYKCINFKNNFYLIWIDQITKAVWFQIFKEATSTYRSQNKYLVSIQEPKQLSKSIDGNFDSSFVISEKNVLYGICEINNRDYLFSLNLKKTKQDINQIKKFKNFAGELSSNTSANLLSWIEWDTPYMPWEKNELFFAQINLDGKIQKIKKFKNNLINSKKNVSFFQPYWISETHLVCSEDSSGWWNLLFLDVSEIENIFIKKRVERDLIEYGAPQWVTGITFFSGNIKNLFCLAKKENNLIVEQYKDLEFVKEFSTPFTSISDFSVFQEKVLFKGYGSDFFGIVFEIDFAKKVLSNFSEQIFFDHIKDCSKPETFWFKGFEAQSTHSFLYKPLVEKFRKPPLLVRAHSGPTSCFDGSYNSEVQYWTSKGFFVAEVNYGGSSGFGKAYRERLNYKWGIVDSYDCKALALELIKSNKVDSEKVVIFGNSAGGLTAFNCLLYGSIFTAAICKYPVIDLKDMHYNTHRFEKDYLNSLVGNYAKNHDDYINRSPINHINKIKKPILLFHGKKDTVISYKQTLKIQEILIQNNKYSEVIFFDNEGHGFRNIENKELVMQKSQEFLKNALNI; from the coding sequence ATGAGTAATGATGATAAGTTAAAAGTTAGGCAAACTGAATCTAAAAAAAAAGCTTTTAAGGAATTAACTATTATTAGGGATATCATTTTTTGGATTGATGTTGTTGGTGAAGGTCAAAATGAAAATGCCATTTTTGCAAGACCATTTAATGACAAAGGAGCGTTTCCTCAGAAATTAACAAGCAAAAAATATAATATTAAAAATAATTTTCATGGATATGGTGGTAAATCTTATAAATGTATAAATTTTAAAAATAATTTTTATTTGATATGGATAGATCAGATTACCAAGGCAGTATGGTTTCAAATTTTTAAAGAGGCAACGTCAACTTATAGAAGCCAAAATAAATATCTCGTTTCAATTCAAGAACCTAAGCAACTCTCTAAATCAATTGATGGAAATTTTGATTCTTCATTTGTCATTTCTGAAAAAAATGTATTGTATGGTATTTGCGAAATAAATAATAGAGATTATTTATTTTCTTTAAATTTAAAAAAAACTAAACAAGATATTAATCAAATAAAAAAATTTAAAAATTTTGCTGGAGAATTATCTTCTAATACATCTGCTAACTTACTTTCTTGGATAGAGTGGGATACTCCTTATATGCCCTGGGAGAAAAATGAGCTGTTTTTTGCTCAAATAAATTTAGATGGCAAGATACAAAAAATAAAAAAATTCAAAAATAACTTGATAAATTCCAAAAAAAACGTTTCTTTTTTTCAACCCTATTGGATAAGTGAAACACATTTGGTATGTTCTGAAGATAGTTCTGGATGGTGGAACTTATTGTTTTTAGATGTTAGTGAAATTGAGAATATTTTTATTAAGAAAAGAGTAGAGAGAGACTTGATTGAATATGGAGCACCACAATGGGTAACTGGAATAACATTCTTTTCAGGGAATATAAAAAATTTATTTTGCTTAGCAAAAAAAGAAAATAATTTAATAGTGGAACAATATAAAGATCTTGAATTTGTTAAAGAATTTTCTACTCCTTTTACCTCAATAAGTGATTTCAGTGTTTTTCAGGAAAAAGTTCTTTTTAAAGGTTATGGATCTGATTTTTTTGGAATTGTATTTGAAATTGATTTTGCAAAAAAAGTTTTATCAAATTTTTCTGAGCAGATATTTTTTGATCATATAAAAGATTGTTCAAAACCTGAAACATTTTGGTTTAAAGGTTTTGAGGCTCAATCTACCCATTCTTTTCTTTATAAGCCGCTTGTTGAAAAATTTAGAAAGCCACCGCTCCTTGTTAGAGCACATAGCGGACCAACTTCATGTTTTGATGGATCATATAATTCTGAAGTTCAATATTGGACATCTAAAGGATTTTTTGTTGCTGAAGTCAATTATGGAGGATCATCAGGATTTGGCAAAGCATATAGAGAGAGGTTGAATTATAAATGGGGTATTGTTGATTCTTATGATTGCAAAGCACTAGCCCTTGAATTGATTAAATCAAATAAAGTTGATAGTGAAAAAGTAGTAATTTTTGGGAATAGTGCTGGTGGGTTAACTGCTTTTAATTGTTTATTATATGGTTCTATTTTTACAGCAGCAATTTGTAAATATCCTGTTATTGATTTGAAGGATATGCATTACAACACTCATAGGTTTGAAAAAGATTATTTAAATTCTTTGGTAGGAAATTATGCAAAAAACCATGATGATTATATAAATAGATCACCAATAAATCATATTAACAAAATAAAAAAACCTATCTTATTGTTTCATGGAAAAAAAGATACAGTTATTTCATATAAACAAACTTTGAAAATTCAAGAAATTTTGATTCAGAATAATAAATATTCAGAAGTTATTTTTTTTGATAATGAAGGGCATGGTTTTAGAAATATTGAAAATAAAGAATTAGTAATGCAAAAATCTCAGGAATTTTTAAAAAATGCTCTGAATATTTAA
- a CDS encoding SufS family cysteine desulfurase — protein sequence METIQNFPEITKKDFPLLNKNLKSNEQIIYLDHAATTQKPIQVLKKINEYYKNFNANVHRGAHQLSAKATEEFENARYLISKYIKANSTKEIIFTRNATEAINLVARSWGEYSLKENDEILLSIMEHHSNIVPWQMVAAKNKCKLKFIGIDKDGKLDIDDFKSKLTSRTKLVSLVHISNTLGCCNPIKEITKLAKQKGSLVLIDACQSLAHQKLDVIDLNIDFLAGSGHKLCGPTGIGFLWSRKEILEKIPPLFGGGEMIQDVFEETSTWAELPHKFEAGTPAIAEAIGLAEAINYINNIGLNEIHEYEKTITKYLFEKLTKIEDIEIIGPSPEIDPDRASLATFYIKNIHSNDIAEILDLKGICIRSGHHCCQPLHRYIGIKSTARISMNFTTNKEEIDMFIEKLKDTINFLKINS from the coding sequence ATGGAAACGATTCAAAATTTTCCTGAAATAACGAAGAAAGACTTTCCTCTTTTAAATAAGAACTTAAAAAGTAATGAGCAAATTATTTATTTAGATCATGCTGCGACAACACAAAAACCAATACAAGTCTTAAAAAAAATTAATGAATATTACAAAAACTTTAATGCCAATGTACATAGAGGGGCACATCAATTAAGTGCTAAAGCAACAGAAGAATTTGAAAATGCACGATATTTAATTAGCAAATATATAAAAGCGAATTCAACAAAAGAAATTATTTTCACAAGAAATGCTACTGAAGCAATCAATCTAGTAGCTAGATCATGGGGCGAATATTCATTAAAAGAAAACGATGAAATTCTCTTATCAATAATGGAGCATCATAGCAATATTGTTCCATGGCAAATGGTTGCAGCAAAAAATAAATGCAAATTAAAATTTATAGGTATAGATAAAGATGGAAAATTAGATATAGACGACTTTAAATCAAAACTAACATCTAGAACTAAACTTGTTAGCCTAGTACATATTAGTAATACTCTAGGTTGCTGTAATCCAATCAAAGAAATAACTAAATTAGCTAAACAAAAAGGTTCTTTAGTATTAATAGATGCATGCCAAAGTTTGGCTCATCAAAAACTGGATGTGATTGATCTTAATATAGATTTTTTAGCTGGATCAGGACACAAACTTTGTGGCCCTACAGGTATTGGTTTCCTCTGGTCAAGAAAAGAAATCCTAGAAAAAATTCCTCCTCTCTTTGGAGGTGGCGAAATGATTCAAGATGTTTTTGAAGAGACAAGTACTTGGGCAGAACTACCACACAAATTTGAAGCTGGAACTCCAGCCATTGCAGAAGCAATAGGTCTTGCAGAAGCAATTAATTATATTAACAATATTGGATTGAATGAAATTCATGAATATGAAAAGACTATTACTAAATATTTATTTGAAAAATTAACTAAAATAGAAGATATTGAAATCATAGGTCCATCGCCAGAGATAGATCCAGACAGAGCCTCACTTGCCACCTTTTATATAAAAAATATACATTCAAATGATATTGCTGAAATTCTTGATTTAAAAGGAATTTGCATAAGAAGTGGCCACCATTGCTGTCAACCTCTTCACAGATACATTGGAATTAAATCAACGGCTAGGATCAGCATGAATTTCACAACCAATAAGGAAGAAATTGATATGTTTATAGAAAAATTAAAAGATACTATTAATTTTCTAAAAATCAATTCTTAA